The following coding sequences lie in one Arachis stenosperma cultivar V10309 chromosome 5, arast.V10309.gnm1.PFL2, whole genome shotgun sequence genomic window:
- the LOC130979158 gene encoding mitochondrial carrier protein CoAc2, which produces MGIKRGAEEGKAMVVDDVLDSMPLFAKELLAGGTAGGFAKTVVAPLERVKILFQTRRAEFHSSGLVGSVSRIAKTEGFLGFYRGNGASVARIIPYAALHYMSYEEYRRWIMLTFPDVSKGPTLDLMAGSLSGGTAVLFTYPLDLIRTKLAYQVVSPEKLNVSGMVHNEQVYRGIQDCFAKTYREGGIRGLYRGVAPTLVGIFPYAGLKFYFYEEMKRHVPEEYKKSIMVKLTCGSVAGLLGQTFTYPLEVVRRQMQVQTLLASDNAELKGIMKSLVVIARNQGWKQLFSGLSINYIKVVPSVAIGFTVYDTMKSYLRVPSRDDAAVEVVTNKRISQPSSQTQ; this is translated from the exons ATGGGAATCAAAAGAGGAGCAGAAGAAGGTAAAGCCATGGTGGTTGATGATGTCTTGGACTCCATGCCCCTCTTCGCTAAGGAGCTTCTTGCGGGTGGCACAGCGGGTGGTTTCGCCAAAACCGTCGTTGCCCCACTCGAACGTGTCAAAATCCTCTTCCAG ACTCGAAGAGCTGAGTTTCACAGCTCAGGACTTGTTGGATCAGTCAGCAGAATTGCCAAGACCGAAGGCTTTTTAGGTTTCTACAG AGGAAATGGAGCAAGTGTTGCAAGGATTATACCTTATGCAGCACTTCATTATATGTCCTATGAGGAATACCGCAGATGGATCATGCTTACTTTCCCTGATGTTTCGAAAGGCCCTACCCTTGATCTCATGGCAGGCTCATTATCCGGAGGGACGGCTGTTCTTTTTACGTATCCTCTCGACTTGATTCGGACTAAGTTAGCTTATCAG GTTGTTAGTCCAGAAAAGTTGAATGTTTCAGGGATGGTTCATAATGAACAAGTTTATAGAGGGATCCAAGATTGCTTTGCAAAAACTTACAGAGAAGGTGGCATTAGAGGTCTCTATAGGGGAGTAG CTCCAACTCTTGTCGGAATATTCCCGTATGCTGGTTTGAAGTTTTACTTCTACGAAGAAATGAAGCGCCATGTCCCTGAGGAGTACAAGAAAAGCATTATGGTGAAACTCACATGTGGATCCGTAGCAGGTCTATTGGGGCAGACCTTCACATATCCTCTTGAAGTTGTTAGGAGGCAAATGCAG GTTCAAACTCTGCTGGCATCTGATAATGCAGAACTGAAGGGGATTATGAAATCACTTGTTGTGATTGCTCGAAATCAGGGCTGGAAGCAGCTGTTCTCAGGGCTCAGCATCAATTACATAAAG GTTGTTCCATCAGTGGCAATTGGGTTTACCGTTTATGATACCATGAAATCATACCTGAGAGTTCCATCAAGAGATGATGCTGCAGTTGAAGTGGTAACCAATAAAAGAATCAGCCAACCATCGTCGCAGACACAGTAA
- the LOC130981256 gene encoding protein FAR1-RELATED SEQUENCE 6-like — MRSSYTSAMPRLDVTEVGSEEMDTCYEEMPLLDLSQVGSEEMDPGHQVPDHDGLREDEIPCVGMRFDQLQMAHEFYVTYAKKVGFATKIRTTTCDKLTNQPINQAIHCNRDGFRVSRVKASTRKNRISAAGCKARIYVKFDKEAHDWVFFKVELSHSHPCSARKAVHYHEYRQLTMHAKCVIEDNDEAGIRPNKTFLALANESGGPSNLGYSEKDLRNYITARLRTSNVNVDVREMMNYFMRMKDINPNFFYAVNLDDDCKFRGAVWVDARCRASFEYYGDVVSLDSTYSTNKHGLPFASFVGVNHHGKSTILGCALLGNEEIPSYEWVFRQWVKCMGTAPQRIITDQCKSIFCAIKNVFPDTRHRWCIWHITKKLPHKLGGYRRYRELYDEFNDIVWNSRTEQSFEDNWYELIDEHNLHNNTWLSDLFDDRRMWVPIYFKGEFWAAMRSTQRSESMHSFYGNFLHSRTSLVQFVHEYDNVLGIKEQRELEDDAADSRGVIPCATTSPMEKQFQQEYTTCMFRDVQIEFVKKANCRVSVVAEEGPGACMKVEEEILVNEAILCIPYDVHFERSTQEVRCECNLFESSGVLCCHCLAVFHYYKVYKVPNRYVLSRWSKNIKRKHTYVKSSHDVSRSDESHVAFRGLCAHFYNVAQDFVNDDEETALLHAALEETRAKLTAHRAKKRSESVADSHNNIGSTSLNVATVMDIQAPSKVNTKGRPKSKRLGAALEKSIKKSARKRNKPDPPVVCPKPTQDVRFGGVVGHADPEQLGGFILVEQAGFMANHIGFELLCS, encoded by the exons ATGCGGTCCAGTTATACATCT GCCATGCCAAGATTGGATGTTACTGAGGTTGGAAGTGAAGAAATGGATACTTGTTACGAG GAGATGCCGCTTTTGGATCTCTCCCAGGTTGGAAGTGAAGAGATGGATCCTGGTCACCAG GTACCGGATCATGATGGCCTTCGAGAAGATGAAATACCTTGTGTTGGAATGCGGTTTGATCAATTGCAAATGGCTCACGAATTCTATGTGACATACGCAAAGAAAGTCGGGTTTGCCACTAAGATACGGACGACAACCTGTGATAAGCTCACAAATCAACCCATTAATCAAGCTATTCACTGTAATAGGGATGGGTTCCGTGTGTCTCGTGTCAAAGCCTCAACGCGGAAGAATAGGATCTCAGCCGCTGGGTGTAAGGCAAGGATATACGTGAAGTTTGACAAGGAGGCGCATGATTGGGTTTTCTTCAAGGTAGAGCTGAGTCACTCGCACCCATGTTCAGCGAGGAAAGCGGTGCATTACCATGAGTATAGGCAGCTGACCATGCATGCGAAGTGCGTGATCGAGGATAATGATGAGGCTGGGATTCGACCAAACAAGACTTTCCTAGCTTTGGCAAATGAGTCTGGGGGCCCATCTAATCTGGGATACTCAGAAAAGGATTTACGAAACTATATTACAGCTAGGCTCCGAACCAGCAACGTCAACGTTGATGTCAGAGAGATGATGAACTATTTCATGAGAATGAAGGACATCAATCCCAACTTCTTCTACGCGGTGAATTTGGATGATGACTGTAAATTTCGGGGTGCAGTATGGGTGGATGCAAGGTGTAGGGCGTCGTTCGAATATTATGGAGATGTTGTGTCACTTGATAGCACATACAGCACAAACAA GCATGGATTACCATTTGCGTCCTTCGTCGGTGTCAACCACCATGGTAAGTCGACCATCCTTGGTTGTGCTCTCCTTGGAAATGAGGAAATCCCAAGTTATGAGTGGGTTTTCCGCCAATGGGTCAAGTGCATGGGAACTGCTCCACAGCGGATCATCACCGATCAATGCAAATCCATTTTTTGTGCAATAAAAAATGTGTTCCCCGATACACGCCACCGGTGGTGCATCTGGCACATTACGAAGAAGTTACCGCACAAGCTTGGAGGTTATCGCCGGTACAGAGAGTTGTATGATGAGTTCAATGatattgtgtggaactctcgaACCGAGCAGTCATTTGAGGATAACTGGTATGAATTAATAGACGAGCACAACTTACATAACAACACATGGCTGTCAG ACCTCTTTGATGATCGACGCATGTGGGTCCCAATATACTTCAAGGGTGAATTTTGGGCTGCCATGAGGAGCACGCAAAGGAGTGAGAGCATGCACTCATTCTATGGAAATTTCTTACACAGTCGGACTAGCTTGGTCCAATTTGTTCACGAATATGACAATGTGCTTGGAATTAAGGAGCAAAGGGAACTGGAGGATGACGCAGCAGACTCGAGGGGGGTTATCCCTTGTGCAACGACCTCACCTATGGAGAAACAATTTCAGCAGGAGTACACTACCTGCATGTTTAGGGATGTTCAAATAGAGTTTGTCAAGAAGGCTAATTGTAGGGTCTCTGTTGTTGCTGAAGAGGGGCCAGGTGCATGCATGAAGGTTGAAGAGGAAATACTAGTGAATGAAGCTATTCTTTGCATTCCATACGACGTCCACTTCGAACGATCCACGCAGGAGGTTCGTTGTGAGTGCAATCTATTTGAGAGTTCAGGAGTGTTATGCTGTCATTGTCTTGCAGTCTTCCATTATTACAAGGTGTATAAAGTACCTAATCGATATGTTCTCTCTCGTTGGAGTAAGAACATAAAGCGCAAGCATACTTATGTCAAGAGTAGTCACGATGTCAGCCGGTCGGATGAGAGTCATGTTGCATTCAGGGGACTATGTGCACACTTCTACAATGTTGCTCAGGATTTTGTAAACGATGACGAAGAAACGGCCTTGCTTCATGCTGCTCTAGAAGAAACGAGAGCTAAGCTGACTGCTCACCGTGCCAAGAAGAGGTCCGAGAGTGTGGCGGACTCCCACAACAATATTGGCTCGACAAGTTTGAATGTTGCCACAGTGATGGACATCCAAGCCCCATCGAAGGTCAACACAAAGGGCCGCCCAAAGAGTAAGAGGCT